The following is a genomic window from Phalacrocorax carbo chromosome 19, bPhaCar2.1, whole genome shotgun sequence.
ACACGGAGTCGTAAGGGACACCCTTTTATCAACTACGGCCACCCTAAGCGtacattaaaagcaaattttcctctgtaaaacCTTTAAATGTGGATTCAACCACAACCATTCTAAGTCTATGTCAGACTCTGCCTAAAAGTACACTTATAGCGAGGGCTGTCCGGCCTGAGCCCTGACACCAGGCCGGGTGCTACTAGGTTTTCCAAATGAGAGCTCTACCATGTCCAGCTGTGCCCAAGCTTACCGAGTTGATGTCTATTCCCATCGACGGCTGGGTCTGGCTACCCGGAGGTGACTGTGGGATGGTAGAAGGTACCGTGACGGAGAGCGGGGGGAGCTGTGTTCCTCGCTGTAAACCAGAGGTCTGCATTAAAGGAGTGTTCTGAGGCAGGGTACTTGCCACCTGggtctgctgctgttgctgggaAGTTGTCTGGGTAAAAAATGGGTATGGgggaagctgctgctccagagaCAATGCATCCATAGCCACGGCcttaaaaagaagaatcagAATCATCCATGCTGGCAGTAATTCCCCTTCATTTCCAAGCACATCAAGTTTCACGCCAAGAGAACTGTACTAAGTCAATCTCattgtgtgtttaaaaaacgTTACCCTAAAGGTTCAGAAACAGTCAAGAACATGTTGCAAAAGACCTAATACCACCTCCCGTGTTCAGTaaacaaatgctttaaaagccCAGCTGAATGTCCAGGTCAGAAACTGATAACCTAAGTCAGTCGCAGAGTCACGCTCGTGAAATCCATTTAAAAAGCTAATCGAGCATCTTTCCTTAATTAATGTCTTTCGAATTTCACAACTAACTTTGGGACAATCCTGTTACAGAAAAGTGTCCTAATAGCTGCTTTTTACCACGGTtctaggaaaaaagtgaaatctgTCCCCTCTACAAACCCCTCCCTTTTTAAGGCTCTGAAGTAAGGAACccatttaaagaagaaaattacagaacAAGAGAGATGAAGTTACAGCCAGCTTCTCCCTAGGTAAAATAATTAATCTGTGATTGAGAAATTTTAATTCTCCAGGTAAGCTCCTACCTGAGTAATTGGTGACAAAGGGGAAAGCGTAGGAGACATCTGCTGTGACTGTGGTCGTCTGGAGTCTGCACTCAAGGAGAGGGGGCTGACGGCTGGCTGGCGGtgctgctgggaaggggctggcgTCGTGGTCATTCCTGCCGGGAAGGAACAAACCGGCTTAAACGGGAGCAGAGCAATGGTTTGTTGATACTTGTGTAGAGGTAAATTACCTAAACGATGAAAAATGAATGGCTTAAGTGGACAAACCACTTAAAGCAAAGTGCTGAATGCACCTCGGCCAATCAGGCTGAAACTCGTTAGCTAATTCGCAATTAATTTTGTCAGGCTGGAGAGCATCAGGATGCGAGGAAGATCCCTGTGGTTCATCCCAGACCAAACCAGTCACGGTTGTTCAGAGTCTGACCTGAGATTTAAACAGGCAGAGCAGCTTCGGCAGTTTACAGAAGCCCCCGCACGCCTCCCAGGCTGCACGCGTTGAACCCGGGAGAAGCACATTCTGCTCTATTTGCAAGGGCTCAAACTTCAGGAAGAAGATAACAGATCATATAACAAGACTAATCAGAGGGCACTTACGATATTAGAGAAGCAAACACCTATTTAATGGAAAATGCAGGTGAAAAACTGGTTACGCAGGAAGTACTCCATTTTTAATGGCATAGCAGTGCACAGGAAGGCAGGAAATATCTTTCACGCTCAAAAGAACCACGACCTAGCAGGGGGTAGGGATAAACAACTCAAGGACTGTATTTTTTGTTCAAATTCAAGGCAAAAATCTGGAAGTTTTGAAACCTCTCCTATTTTCTGCCTCACCCTAGAGGAACTGAGACACCCTGGAAAGCGATTTCAGGACAATCTAGCTTGCGAGCTGTTCTTCTAGAGCTGCCAGAAAGGAGGAATTCACAAGAGCCTGCGAGCTCCTAGGCACTTGGCAAATGTTCAAGGCTTCCAGGCAGGCTGCCAGGGAGCCAGGAAGTCCGGGCTGCCAAGGAGCCAGCAGGCAAACTGGCTCAAACCCTGCAGATTCTGAAGACTGCCTGGCTTCCCCTGCGATGTTTGCAAAACCGACACCGTCTCACGGAACGTGCCAGCGGACCgacaaactcaaacgcacaAACGCATCGTCTTCCGTTGCTGGCGGTCCTCTGTAACCTGACAGGTGTCCGTTCCCCCACCTTCTCCTGGGGCCGCTGAGGGCGTGCCTGCGCAACGCACAGAGCTCCTGCAAAACCTGCCAAAGTCTTCCGCTAAAGAGCTACAAGATAAGGAGAGGCAAGGAGGGTTTGGAAAAAATCAGTTACAAAAAAGCACCAAACACCGACTATGCCAATGACTAAACTACGGGAGAGTCTCCAAAGAAAAGCGGGAAAATCATCAGCGAGTACGCCTTTTTAATTTAGGTCTTTGATAGATCAGGAAACGTTTTCAAAGCAATTATGTACCTGCCAGTTTGGTTTTATACCGTTTACTTTGCTGATTATGAGTACGGCAAAAAATTTAGCAACGCAGCCTGGCCTCAGTCCATGCAAGTAGTTTGCCCCTTTTTAGACACCCAACGGCGCGCTCAGCACAGCCTCCCAAAGCTCCACGTGAGCGGCCGCCCGTCTCTGAGGCTTTACACAGTCCCTTTTGGACCAGAAAACTTGTTAAAGGATGCTGAAAGCTGCTGACCTACTCTGTACTCAAATGGTTAAACTGCCCTCTTGCTTCGTTCTTAAATATAACTTCTCGGTCATAACCCTACATTAACCTGAttagaattatttccttttcccgATATATGAGAGGATTTTGAAGTGGGTAAGGGAATCCTGCCTAACACAGGAAATACACTTGTATTTTTGGATACAGCACCTTATTCCTATTCTGGGAATCAACTGACTGCAACTGTCACTGACAATAAAAGAAGGCAACCCCCTTCACAACCAGTCTCGAGTACAACCCAGTgaggttatttaaaaaattaacaatcACCAGTTTAGGCTCTTTGCCTGTAACGTTAACAAGTCCTCAAATTATCAGGTGATCCGCATGAATCGCCGGCACGGCAAATAATGTTtgtctgtgggttttgttgggtggggttttttttagataaGATTATCAGTATTGCCAAAGCCCACAGACCCCAACAAACACAACTGACGCTCACCAGGCTGAACAGCTCAAACAGCAACAGCTCTAGAGAAGAACTTGCAACAAAAACTACGCTGCCAGGAAGGCGGCAATTGCAACACAAAGCACCGTAGTAAGAGCTGTGGGATACCGAGGTGCACACTTGGCACTGCTTCCCAAAGCCCCGCTATATTATGTAGCCTGAATATCTGGGATATTTTCAAAACTTAAGCAGTCAAGCTTAGAAAAACACATTATTCCTGATAACTCGAATGAGAATATTAGCAGGCAAGCAATGTTCGCCCTCCAAAAGAATcctcacatgaaaaaaaacccccaacgtTCTAGAGGAATGAAAACACAAGGCCTACCTACTTAAGATATTTCCATAACACAAGTGCTGTTGGGGTTAAGTACATTTAATTACAAGGGAAGCACGCTTTGGATATTAGTCTTTTCTGTAGTcttatacataaaataaataaaaaaaaaaccaaaataacgGATTTGGGCACCAAGaacatgagagaaaaatgaaagacaatttGTAAGTCATATAACTAAATacagctttctcactttttcctacagaaatgcCTTGATTTACAAAGCGATGTCAATCAGCAGCGAAGCGCAATTACCCCTCAGACAAAACAGTTCTATTCAGGGACGCAACTTCCCTCTTCTAAGGCAAGTGACAGATTATGGACAATCTGTGAAAACACCTCAGAGCTGAGCTCTCACCCTGACTGGCAGTGCTGATGCCCAAGTGAGTCAGGTTGGCAGCAAGATTTCCGGTGCTATTGGAGCTACTCAGGGCTGGGAATGTGGATTCCTCGGGATCCAGCGGTGttgggagaggggaagggaaatggATGTTCGTCAGGTCTGGCAGGGAGCCGCCTGTGTTATGCGTAGCAGGAATCAGCGTGGTAGTGTTCTCCTGGTCAGCTGATGGAAAGATGCTAAataagggagagaggaaaaaagaaaaacagagaggcaCGTCTCAATTTAAATTTCACCCTGGACAGATCTTTGTAGAAtctttttagaaaaggaagGTGCCTTATACAGAATTATAAATCGTATTTCTGATAAACCAGAGATGTACTAGCCAATGGTCCATTCATAAAGGCTCTGGCTTGTATCTCTTGCAGTGTTACACTGTCTAAGGGCTTTTCGGAAAACTCAAAAGCAAGAGGACATTCAACGTACAAAGTTATTTCCTAAAAATCTCAAtgctgttaaaaaacaaacccaaatggAACTGCTCAAAACTTACTTGATTCCTGGAACTTCACATGATTTAGGCCTTGATGACCCAGtctaaaacagaaggaagacatttttaaaggcaaagacATTGCTAGAGATTAATGCTTGGGATATATTTCAATTGAGGAGTTTTATTTAATACGTTTCTACAGAAGAGCTATCCTTCTACACAAGAGCTCTGTGAAGCTCTTAAAAGATACAGGTCACCTTTTTTGCTTTATTAGCCCAACAGGCTCAAATGTAAACAGTTTCTCCTGATATAATCAAACATGCATTCACACATGAAGTGCCTTTCTGATCTAATGTTTCTGATCTAACATTTCGTGATTTCTTGCGAAATACACCACTTAATCTCTAATGTCTgcaagtagattttttttctttggttgacAATATTTAAAGCATTAATTTACCTGAAtatgtttagaaaataaaatctctacGCCTTGAAACGTGACATTCCTACCTTTTTAGTGTCCCATCCTTGCTTAGAGAGGGTTTTGTCTGCCTCAGAAGTGGTTTCCTCCATTCCAGGGACAGTCagtaataaaactaaaaaattaaaacaaaaggaatcATATCATACTATTAAGCTTCTCAGTAAGAAATTTCCAGGCTGGAAGTTTAACCATTTGAAAACTCTTAAGTAACCTATTAGCAATGAATATGAAACAGCGGCACTTTactgttgtattttttaaaagtgagcaCCAGAAGGGactaaaattgtatttaataagCAAGGAGACATTATcagcttcaaaaaaaaccccaaaccaccaaaattCTGGCCTCCAATTTAGTCTACTTAGACCTAAATGGAGTAGCGGATCCTGGGACCTAGCTTTCCCTATCTTTTGCATTTTGCACAAGCGATGGACACCTGCGACGTCGAACCGGTGGCCGGTAGAACAATTCCAGTAGGGCAGAACCCGGACCATCTCCCCTGGACCAGAGAAATGCTATAATGCTGTTACTTCTCCCTATTCCCAACACATTTGTTTGTTCAAAGCAATCACTGTTTCACCACGCTAGCAGCAGGGTGACAAAGAAACATCAAAAGAAAGCCCTGTCAGAGGGATGTATCAACAGAAGCCTTCCACGCTGATGGCTATAAATCCATATGTACGCAACACTGCTAAGATGAtcattatttaatgttttacagCTCTAGAAGTACATGAAAGACCCACACTACGATGCATGTGCGTCGGAGCGCCGCGTGTTCACCTGTCTCTGGGTGGTTGTTTCAGGATTGAATTTCTCTACACAGATGTAAGaggttttaatgtatttctgaCAGCAGGAACAAGGGCCAGCAGAGGGCACCAGAATTATTAGTGcgggagggctgtgctgctctggcTCCTAACCAGAAATACTACCAGAGAGTGCTGTTTGTAAGCATTGCCTCTGAGGGTATATTCACTGGTGATCTCAATCCCATAAACAAAAACTAGATTAAGTCTTGCCCCTTTACGATATTGTATCACGGACCACGAACTGTCTGTGATCTCTACCTGGACTAGAGGTTACTGCAAACTGCAAACCTCTAGTACTGCTGAGAGTAGTCTAACCACCAGAGCCCCCCAAGCCCAGATTACTTTTCCCCATCAGAAAAGGTCTTAGAATAACAGAAAATGGGGTTTGGGAAGATGTTCTATCAGCTTTGTACAATCTTTTCTGGATTTCACTACCCAGAAGAGTAAACGTGGTCTTTGTTCCAATTCCTGCATAACTGAATCTAGAAAGCGTTATGCATACACGTGTTCACAGAAACAGAGATGCGTACCAATACACGTGCATATAATCTGAAGTACCATGCTATTTTATAAATAGCTTTCTTGTTCTTCTCTGTTTACCTCTTTTCTGCTGCATGTCCTGTGACCCTCCTGAAAAGGATTCTTGCTGAGCTGGAGTCATAGTACTCTGGTGCAAGGCAGAATCGGAGTTTGTCctgaaaggaaggcaaaaaaacctgtttttattGTCAGTTTCTCTAAATAAAAGAATGCTTGATCTCAGATAAACGTAACCAACTCTGTAAAACCTGAACactctgcattaaaaaaacgCAATCTATACATGGCATATACCAGGCACAATTTCCTTGTGAACAATCAATTCGCAGAACAAATTAGTTCAAGTTTGAAGAGCAATTGTTTCAGTAATGGGATTGAGAGGAATACAGAATAAACTGGTTGCCGTcgttagaaaataatttgacgAGCTTTAAGATTACGCATGATGAAATAATGCCATTTTTAAGTTGAAAGCTGCTTATACATACTTCGTTCATACTGgtctttgaaaagaaagcacCCCTGTTTCACAGGGAGGGAAAATGACTGGTTCAGGACACATGTACGCGGTGGAGACGGGAAGCTCCACAGTCAACACATCTCCCACGGTGAGCTGTCCTTCGCTTGGGAAGGCAGGCCACCACGTCGGCAACTCAGCACCTCAGGGGCAGGAGCACGAGGGGTAGGAACGCGGTCCTCCCTTCCGCTCGAACGCCTGCAAGGGCAGGCTAACCCAGCTGCTCCGCAGCGAGACAAGTTCCAAGTCTTTACAGCTCAACAGCTCTGGGGGGTGCCTTGGAACACCTGGCAAGACTGACCCTTAAAAAAGATCACGTTAGCTGACACACTAGGTTTAAAAGCGGGTCACCTGAGAGAATAAGCataatggaagaaaattatttctaaattcaGGAAGTCATGGAAATTCAGATGGCCAACCGCTGTGGGGAAAATAAAGGCCTCTGTTGCACAGGGAAGTGTTGTGGTCTCAGAGAACGCAGCCCAAACGCTAACGCACACGCGCACAACAGAGCCACTAACCTTCTCCAGCTTGTGTCTGATGGAGGCGACAGATACACAGTGCCATACGGACAGCTGTCCACGTGATTCCATCAGTTAAGGGGAAGAACATCACCTTCTCGCTTAAGCAGAAGGCCTATTTGAAATCTTTTCCTAAGGAATAATTCAAACTACCCTGTCAGAACCACGAAGCTCACATGAGAAAGGCAAGCGGACTCCCTGTGTGGAACATGCTGACTTTAAAAGGCCACTCCAAACAAAATATTATCTGGATAGCTGTAACGTTTGAGCAACAGGACAACCatcctccttctccctttctgaGCATCTCGCTCTTCCCCGAGAAGCCGTCGGCTCTCCACTCTCCCACTCACACAGCCCCTTTCGCCCCATCAAGCCAGTCTGATGGCGGCACATTTTAAGCCAGTCAGAAATAACAAGCTAATTCATTTTCACAAATGGCAAGAAGAAATAGCGCTTGGCAAATGCTAAACTGATGAATCAACTGGTAATAAAACGCACAATGAACTGCAGAGAATTACTCTGGTTCAGATTTACTCAGTTCTGAAGGGAAACTCAGTTTCACCAAGATTGCCTTGCTTTCTCCATCAAAGGATCTCCATCCCTCTCAGCTTCATGTGTGTCATTATCCCCACTTAGAGCTGAGGAAACAGAGAAAGGTAAGTGCTTACTTTTGAGAATAGTAGGTATTTATAGACTAGATCACAGttcagaaaaagcagatgaCATTAACTGCACGGAGAtgggaagcagctctgctgacaggtgaggagggggggaaggagggagccgTAAAAACTGAAGACTGTGATATTATTGAAAAGGGAGGTGCTCGCTGTGAGCTCATGAACCAAAGGATATTTGTCGTCCATGTTTATCCACAGAGAGAGGGCGTCGATGTGGGGAGCCAAGACGGTTTCTGTCACGATACACTCTGTCCACCAGACCATGATGCCGAGTTGTTCTGCTCGTGTCCAATCCTGATGACTGAAATGGAGTCTGAGAGAGACACATGAAGTTATAAGCAGAAAAACACACGCACGAGCAGCCAGGACCTATTCATATTGTATGCAAGGCTGTATTATTCTAAAGGAATACAACTCAAAAAAGATATGGACAAGTGTAACCATGTAAATTTTTCCTGCAGCAACGTTTTCGCTACAGCCATGGAAAGCAATTACCAGGGCTATCTCTTCCAGACAGAGATTAGAGACGAGTGGAGGCAGACCGTGCTAGGCCTGCCCTCTCGTAAATCAGCACTGCTCTCCAACCTTTGTATCTCTAAAACACCACAAGCAAGTGTGGCAGGGAGCCCGCTGACAACCGCTGTTTACATTCCCTTGGTGTAGCATGCAGCATGCATCCAGAAGGAACATGCTGACAACCAGAGCTGAAACTACGAGGGCAGGAGATGCAGGAAGATGCAGAGTGAGCCTAACATTCATCAGAACACGCCACGTTCTCTCAAAACTTCCTTTCACCCCTCCTTTCGGCATAATTATTTTAAGGGAGACACTGatagaattaaaagaaaaagataagcagtttccttcctcctctgtctAGAAAAAGTTACAGCATCCAATATTTTTTAAGCGATTTCCATTTCATTCAGGCTGCGCAGCGAACCGAGGCGGGTTGATTCCACTCTGAATCTTATCGGTGACGATATCTTGAGAGCGTTTACTTGTCAGCAACTGATTTCCGAGAACGAGGATGGCAGAGAAAAGACAGGGAAGACAAACTCCCAGGCGAAAAATGGAAAACCTCTCCTACATTTTCAAAAGCCCTTCTCAGTGCATACCtgcagggggtggggaaggaaggacCGAATGGTCAACCTCTACTCGTTCTTCAGCAGCGATATATGGGTctctgggggagaaaaaagctaCACAGCCTTCCACTCCTTGCCAATGTGAACAGCTTTGCTGAGTCCCTCAACACCATCTGTTTGGAAATCCAAAATTTCCTCCTCCATTCAGGTGCTGAACGTGGCAAATGCACTGTCCTGTCTGCCAAGCCATGAAACCATCTGGCTTCCacattaaactttttttctttttactttttttttttttttaaagtgtccaGCTTTGGCTGTTTAAATGACTATTTctaaaaagtttaatttttttttttaatgttttgtttgtaaTAACTTCTTAAAGAGTCTTTCTACTATTTTAAACTCTTCTATTTAGCAAATATTagcctcctctccctctgtgcACACACAACCTGAGTTAATATAAATGGATGCAAAGTGGCTGTGgtgtttattttctccttccaggGCCAACACTTTATATGCAGCAGAATATTGCTTAAGTCAACACGGAAGTAGCACGAGAGCACAGTGACTTTTCACCGTACTCTCAGCCATTAAGATCATGGGGTTTTGCTTCAGTTccttaaaaagtattttagacCAACATGCTTTAGTTTAAATTACTTAATCTCTGCTGCAAACACTAAACAACGATCTAGTTCGACCTAAATGGCACCACACAGAACTGGGACTA
Proteins encoded in this region:
- the CRTC1 gene encoding CREB-regulated transcription coactivator 1 isoform X1; translated protein: MAASNNPRKFSEKIALHNQKQAEETAAFEEVMKDLSLTRAHRLQLQKTQYLQLGQSRGQYYGGSLPNVNQIGNSAMDLPFQHNGALAEAFGAVPVSLTPFQSSGLDTSRTTRHHGLVDRVYRDRNRLGSPHRRPLSVDKHGRQVDSCPYGTVYLSPPSDTSWRRTNSDSALHQSTMTPAQQESFSGGSQDMQQKRVLLLTVPGMEETTSEADKTLSKQGWDTKKTGSSRPKSCEVPGINIFPSADQENTTTLIPATHNTGGSLPDLTNIHFPSPLPTPLDPEESTFPALSSSNSTGNLAANLTHLGISTASQGMTTTPAPSQQHRQPAVSPLSLSADSRRPQSQQMSPTLSPLSPITQAVAMDALSLEQQLPPYPFFTQTTSQQQQQTQVASTLPQNTPLMQTSGLQRGTQLPPLSVTVPSTIPQSPPGSQTQPSMGIDINSASLQQYRSNAGSPANQSPTSPVSNQGFSPGSSPQHSSILGSVFGDSYYDQQMTARQANALSHQLEQFNMIENAISSNSLYSPCSTLNYSQAAMMGLTGSHGSLQDSQQLNYSSHGNIPNIILTVTGESPPSLSKELTSSLAGVGDVSFDTDSQFPLDELKIDPLTLDGLHMLNDPDMVLADPATEDTFRMDRL
- the CRTC1 gene encoding CREB-regulated transcription coactivator 1 isoform X3 translates to MAASNNPRKFSEKIALHNQKQAEETAAFEEVMKDLSLTRAHRLQLQKTQYLQLGQSRGQYYGGSLPNVNQIGNSAMDLPFQHNGALAEAFGAVPVSLTPFQSSGLDTSRTTRHHGLVDRVYRDRNRLGSPHRRPLSVDKHGRQVDSCPYGTVYLSPPSDTSWRRTNSDSALHQSTMTPAQQESFSGGSQDMQQKRVLLLTVPGMEETTSEADKTLSKQGWDTKKTGSSRPKSCEVPGINIFPSADQENTTTLIPATHNTGGSLPDLTNIHFPSPLPTPLDPEESTFPALSSSNSTGNLAANLTHLGISTASQGMTTTPAPSQQHRQPAVSPLSLSADSRRPQSQQMSPTLSPLSPITQAVAMDALSLEQQLPPYPFFTQTTSQQQQQTQVASTLPQNTPLMQTSGLQRGTQLPPLSVTVPSTIPQSPPGSQTQPSMGIDINSASLQQYRSNAGSPANQSPTSPVSNQGFSPGSSPQHSSILGSVFGDSYYDQQMTARQANALSHQAAMMGLTGSHGSLQDSQQLNYSSHGNIPNIILTVTGESPPSLSKELTSSLAGVGDVSFDTDSQFPLDELKIDPLTLDGLHMLNDPDMVLADPATEDTFRMDRL
- the CRTC1 gene encoding CREB-regulated transcription coactivator 1 isoform X2 yields the protein MAASNNPRKFSEKIALHNQKQAEETAAFEEVMKDLSLTRAHRLQLQKTQYLQLGQSRGQYYGGSLPNVNQIGNSAMDLPFQTPFQSSGLDTSRTTRHHGLVDRVYRDRNRLGSPHRRPLSVDKHGRQVDSCPYGTVYLSPPSDTSWRRTNSDSALHQSTMTPAQQESFSGGSQDMQQKRVLLLTVPGMEETTSEADKTLSKQGWDTKKTGSSRPKSCEVPGINIFPSADQENTTTLIPATHNTGGSLPDLTNIHFPSPLPTPLDPEESTFPALSSSNSTGNLAANLTHLGISTASQGMTTTPAPSQQHRQPAVSPLSLSADSRRPQSQQMSPTLSPLSPITQAVAMDALSLEQQLPPYPFFTQTTSQQQQQTQVASTLPQNTPLMQTSGLQRGTQLPPLSVTVPSTIPQSPPGSQTQPSMGIDINSASLQQYRSNAGSPANQSPTSPVSNQGFSPGSSPQHSSILGSVFGDSYYDQQMTARQANALSHQLEQFNMIENAISSNSLYSPCSTLNYSQAAMMGLTGSHGSLQDSQQLNYSSHGNIPNIILTVTGESPPSLSKELTSSLAGVGDVSFDTDSQFPLDELKIDPLTLDGLHMLNDPDMVLADPATEDTFRMDRL
- the CRTC1 gene encoding CREB-regulated transcription coactivator 1 isoform X5, whose amino-acid sequence is MAASNNPRKFSEKIALHNQKQAEETAAFEEVMKDLSLTRAHRLQLQKTQYLQLGQSRGQYYGGSLPNVNQIGNSAMDLPFQHNGALAEAFGAVPVSLTPFQSSGLDTSRTTRHHGLVDRVYRDRNRLGSPHRRPLSVDKHGRQVDSCPYGTVYLSPPSDTSWRRTNSDSALHQSTMTPAQQESFSGGSQDMQQKRVLLLTVPGMEETTSEADKTLSKQGWDTKKTGSSRPKSCEVPGINIFPSADQENTTTLIPATHNTGGSLPDLTNIHFPSPLPTPLDPEESTFPALSSSNSTGNLAANLTHLGISTASQGMTTTPAPSQQHRQPAVSPLSLSADSRRPQSQQMSPTLSPLSPITQAVAMDALSLEQQLPPYPFFTQTTSQQQQQTQVASTLPQNTPLMQTSGLQRGTQLPPLSVTVPSTIPQSPPGSQTQPSMGIDINSHSSILGSVFGDSYYDQQMTARQANALSHQAAMMGLTGSHGSLQDSQQLNYSSHGNIPNIILTVTGESPPSLSKELTSSLAGVGDVSFDTDSQFPLDELKIDPLTLDGLHMLNDPDMVLADPATEDTFRMDRL
- the CRTC1 gene encoding CREB-regulated transcription coactivator 1 isoform X4, producing MAASNNPRKFSEKIALHNQKQAEETAAFEEVMKDLSLTRAHRLQLQKTQYLQLGQSRGQYYGGSLPNVNQIGNSAMDLPFQHNGALAEAFGAVPVSLTPFQSSGLDTSRTTRHHGLVDRVYRDRNRLGSPHRRPLSVDKHGRQVDSCPYGTVYLSPPSDTSWRRTNSDSALHQSTMTPAQQESFSGGSQDMQQKRVLLLTVPGMEETTSEADKTLSKQGWDTKKTGSSRPKSCEVPGINIFPSADQENTTTLIPATHNTGGSLPDLTNIHFPSPLPTPLDPEESTFPALSSSNSTGNLAANLTHLGISTASQGMTTTPAPSQQHRQPAVSPLSLSADSRRPQSQQMSPTLSPLSPITQAVAMDALSLEQQLPPYPFFTQTTSQQQQQTQVASTLPQNTPLMQTSGLQRGTQLPPLSVTVPSTIPQSPPGSQTQPSMGIDINSHSSILGSVFGDSYYDQQMTARQANALSHQLEQFNMIENAISSNSLYSPCSTLNYSQAAMMGLTGSHGSLQDSQQLNYSSHGNIPNIILTVTGESPPSLSKELTSSLAGVGDVSFDTDSQFPLDELKIDPLTLDGLHMLNDPDMVLADPATEDTFRMDRL